One segment of Tautonia rosea DNA contains the following:
- the rpsP gene encoding 30S ribosomal protein S16 produces the protein MVKIRMKSFGRRHRPFYRICVMDARTPRDGRAIEELGWYDPLVRNESAREWFNTPRVRYWLSVGAQPTEKVAAMLKRHGITKPANGEAWDSVPAEERPAPGAKTTHLTGGPAPKPKAAPPAPEAPAEAAEAPAEAAPAEEPKAEESQA, from the coding sequence ATGGTCAAGATTCGCATGAAGTCGTTCGGCCGACGGCACCGCCCGTTCTACCGGATCTGTGTGATGGACGCCCGGACCCCTCGGGACGGCCGCGCCATCGAGGAACTCGGCTGGTACGATCCGCTCGTCCGCAACGAGTCGGCCCGCGAGTGGTTCAACACCCCCCGCGTCCGCTACTGGCTCTCCGTCGGCGCCCAGCCGACCGAAAAGGTCGCCGCGATGCTCAAGCGGCACGGCATCACCAAGCCCGCCAACGGCGAAGCCTGGGATAGCGTCCCGGCCGAGGAACGCCCCGCGCCCGGCGCCAAGACGACTCACCTGACCGGTGGACCCGCGCCGAAGCCGAAGGCCGCCCCTCCGGCCCCCGAGGCGCCCGCCGAAGCCGCCGAGGCCCCGGCCGAAGCCGCCCCGGCCGAGGAGCCGAAGGCCGAGGAATCGCAAGCCTGA
- the trmD gene encoding tRNA (guanosine(37)-N1)-methyltransferase TrmD, whose translation MRVDVLTLFPGLFEGFLSESILKRAIRRGLISVDLWDIRRWALDRHRSVDDTPFGGGPGMLMMAPPVVSAVETVQACFGDRPGRLIALTPSGRRLDQPFVAELAQEPRITLLCGRYEGFDQRILDVLEPETLSIGDYVLSGGEVPAMVVIDAVMRLVPGVLGHECSAIDESFGPDGGLEYPHYTRPRSYRGLTVPDVLLSGDHAAIDRWRRQQRRQAGTG comes from the coding sequence CTGCGAGTTGACGTCCTGACGCTCTTTCCCGGCCTGTTCGAGGGGTTCCTGTCCGAGAGCATCCTGAAGCGGGCGATCCGCCGAGGTTTGATCTCGGTCGACCTTTGGGACATCCGCCGGTGGGCCCTCGATCGGCACCGGAGCGTTGACGACACCCCCTTCGGCGGCGGGCCCGGCATGCTGATGATGGCCCCTCCGGTCGTCTCGGCGGTCGAAACCGTGCAGGCCTGCTTCGGCGACCGACCGGGACGCCTGATCGCCCTGACCCCTTCCGGAAGACGCCTCGATCAACCCTTCGTCGCGGAATTGGCCCAGGAACCCCGAATCACCCTGCTCTGCGGGCGTTATGAAGGGTTCGACCAGCGGATTCTTGACGTCTTGGAGCCCGAGACCCTCTCGATCGGCGACTATGTCCTTTCCGGAGGAGAAGTTCCGGCCATGGTGGTCATCGACGCGGTCATGAGGCTGGTTCCCGGCGTCCTCGGCCACGAGTGCAGCGCGATCGACGAATCGTTCGGACCCGACGGCGGCCTCGAATATCCCCACTACACCCGACCCCGCTCGTACCGCGGCCTGACTGTGCCCGACGTCTTGCTCAGCGGCGATCACGCCGCCATCGACCGCTGGCGACGCCAGCAGCGACGCCAGGCCGGGACCGGCTAA
- a CDS encoding PDZ domain-containing protein, with product MNLPRSRSSRLIGVAGLILAATLAPAGTTEVDAQQPGRALIQPAPVQPAPVQPAPTQAAPYYAPPPTNLYASNLGIYYRLEPYGNAQGARLTHYPVAGSPASQIQLEPGDMITALDGQPIYGPNDLLNHSAQTSVQFVNIRTGQPQVNWVFIPTVNPGPVPGPFPQPVPPGFGQLPYTLGVATQLTAVSNNNQVYAAPVPGQPAPRVTLRPTYGLRVTQVVPGGAAQRSGLELGDTIMSANGIPMSDSNALRRVIASSGGALNLIVRDVRNPGVDVPVYVQLDPSGGQVYASPAPPQVPATAPAPAPIPAPTPTPIPIPLPLPVPNPTP from the coding sequence CGACGCGCAACAACCCGGTCGGGCCCTGATTCAGCCCGCGCCGGTTCAGCCTGCCCCGGTTCAGCCCGCTCCGACGCAGGCCGCGCCGTACTACGCACCGCCTCCGACCAACCTGTATGCCTCGAACCTGGGCATCTACTACCGCCTGGAACCGTACGGGAACGCGCAAGGTGCCCGATTGACGCATTATCCGGTCGCCGGATCGCCGGCCAGCCAGATTCAGCTCGAACCGGGCGACATGATCACCGCGCTTGATGGTCAACCGATCTACGGTCCGAACGACCTTCTGAACCACTCGGCACAGACGTCAGTGCAGTTCGTCAACATCCGCACCGGACAGCCTCAAGTGAACTGGGTGTTCATCCCAACGGTCAATCCCGGTCCCGTCCCGGGTCCGTTCCCTCAGCCGGTCCCCCCGGGATTCGGCCAGCTCCCGTACACGCTTGGGGTGGCCACGCAACTGACGGCGGTCTCGAACAACAATCAGGTGTATGCCGCTCCGGTGCCGGGCCAGCCGGCTCCTCGGGTCACGCTGAGGCCGACCTATGGCTTGCGCGTGACCCAGGTGGTTCCCGGAGGAGCCGCGCAGCGGTCCGGCCTTGAGTTGGGCGACACGATCATGTCGGCCAATGGCATCCCGATGAGCGACTCGAACGCCCTGAGACGGGTGATCGCCAGCTCGGGAGGGGCGCTGAACCTGATCGTCCGCGATGTGAGGAACCCGGGCGTCGACGTTCCGGTGTACGTCCAGCTCGATCCCTCGGGAGGCCAGGTCTACGCCAGTCCGGCCCCTCCCCAGGTCCCTGCGACGGCGCCGGCTCCGGCTCCGATCCCGGCTCCAACTCCCACCCCGATTCCCATTCCGCTTCCGCTTCCCGTTCCCAATCCGACCCCCTGA
- the ffh gene encoding signal recognition particle protein: MFDDIQHRLSDALGRFKVRGKLTEANMQEGLRAVRTALLEADVNYEVVQRFMKRVTEKAAGQELIKSVRPDQQIVKIVHDELIELMGEGDPHIRFEKSGPTVLMLCGLQGSGKTTTCGKLARRMLGLGRKPLLVAADLQRPAAIEQLKVLGQQLDVPVYTEDPSKADPVEVCRKGVAEADRLGRDTVILDTAGRLHVDDELMDQLKKIEKKVRPHQVYFVCDALTGQDAVASAGSFNEALELDGVILTKLDGDARGGAALSVRQVTGVPIKFVGMGEKLERLDVFDPERIVGQMLGMGDIVGLVEAAKDAVDEDEARRQQERMAKGKFDLDDFRKQIITMKKMGSVKDLMGKIPGMNQMGSMLEGVDADAEVKRIQGIIDSMTPEERRDPDKIDISRRRRIAAGAGCEPQDVSGLVKQFDAMAAMVRQMSQMSMLDRVKTLSGLGKAGAFNPGALLKTTKQSTGKRLSPKEREKQKKLREKEARRLQRELREKRKGGPNP; the protein is encoded by the coding sequence ATGTTCGACGACATCCAGCACCGCCTGTCAGACGCGCTCGGCCGGTTCAAGGTCCGTGGCAAGCTGACCGAGGCCAACATGCAGGAGGGCCTGCGGGCCGTCCGGACCGCCTTGCTGGAAGCCGACGTCAACTACGAGGTCGTTCAGCGCTTCATGAAGCGCGTGACCGAGAAAGCCGCCGGCCAGGAGCTGATCAAAAGCGTTCGCCCCGACCAGCAGATCGTCAAGATCGTCCACGACGAGCTGATCGAGTTGATGGGCGAGGGCGATCCTCACATCCGCTTCGAGAAGTCCGGGCCGACGGTGTTGATGCTCTGCGGCCTGCAAGGCTCGGGCAAGACGACCACCTGCGGCAAGCTCGCCCGCCGAATGCTCGGCCTCGGGCGCAAGCCGCTCCTCGTGGCCGCCGACCTGCAACGCCCGGCGGCCATCGAGCAATTGAAGGTCCTCGGTCAGCAACTCGACGTTCCGGTCTACACCGAAGACCCGTCGAAGGCCGACCCGGTCGAGGTCTGCCGCAAAGGCGTGGCCGAGGCCGATCGCCTGGGCCGCGACACGGTGATCCTCGACACCGCCGGCCGATTGCACGTCGATGACGAGCTGATGGACCAGCTCAAGAAGATCGAGAAAAAGGTCCGCCCGCATCAGGTCTACTTCGTTTGCGACGCCCTAACCGGGCAGGACGCCGTGGCCTCGGCCGGATCGTTCAACGAGGCGCTCGAACTCGACGGCGTGATCCTGACGAAGCTCGACGGCGACGCCCGAGGCGGTGCCGCCCTGTCGGTCCGACAGGTGACCGGCGTGCCGATCAAGTTCGTCGGCATGGGAGAGAAGCTCGAACGGCTCGACGTCTTCGACCCCGAGCGGATCGTCGGCCAGATGCTCGGCATGGGCGACATTGTCGGCCTCGTTGAGGCCGCCAAGGACGCCGTCGATGAGGACGAAGCCCGACGCCAGCAAGAACGCATGGCCAAGGGGAAGTTCGACCTCGACGACTTCCGCAAGCAGATCATTACGATGAAGAAAATGGGGTCGGTCAAGGACCTCATGGGCAAGATCCCCGGCATGAACCAGATGGGGTCGATGCTCGAAGGGGTTGATGCCGACGCCGAGGTCAAGCGCATCCAGGGGATCATCGACAGCATGACCCCCGAGGAGCGCCGCGACCCGGACAAGATCGACATTAGCCGACGTCGCCGGATCGCCGCCGGGGCCGGTTGCGAGCCGCAAGACGTCTCGGGACTGGTCAAGCAATTCGACGCGATGGCGGCGATGGTCAGGCAGATGTCGCAGATGTCGATGCTCGACCGCGTAAAAACGCTCTCGGGCCTCGGCAAGGCTGGTGCCTTCAACCCCGGCGCCTTGCTGAAAACAACCAAGCAGAGCACCGGCAAGCGTCTCTCGCCCAAGGAACGCGAGAAGCAGAAGAAGCTCCGCGAGAAGGAGGCCCGCCGCCTTCAACGCGAACTTCGCGAGAAACGCAAAGGGGGACCGAACCCCTGA